A region of Zeugodacus cucurbitae isolate PBARC_wt_2022May chromosome 5, idZeuCucr1.2, whole genome shotgun sequence DNA encodes the following proteins:
- the LOC128921951 gene encoding piggyBac transposable element-derived protein 4-like produces the protein MREDDILAIINSSDSDVSDFSASDSEYIPDSENEVDESPSEDDEVTDIDNAIVLSSESSNLPVCTNERLSILKKQRSYNIAPTDASEIKILLGITLIMGYNQLPEISDYWSQNESMGNEYIKKAMSRTRFQTLMSKLYFNFPEKPEAASKLYYIEEVTNCLKYTFVKTRTDSLRQSIDESMAKFKGRSSLKQYLPMKPTKRGIKIWQRCDSKTGYTYDFNIYAGKEECSTLSGTLGERVVFKLCKTIRNPDTVLVFDRFFTSYNLMKTLPFACVGTCIQNRKNLPTISDRLKKGECKFCISETGIMVAKWQDSREVIVMSNCHSPTMSAVFRKQKDGSRVVTNCPKALAFYNENMGGVDISDQKVKTYEQNRQSSKWWRKVFFKLLMTSINSSLRKEELGQKSKGHLQQKDQVKKSKKNVKRGRSYASKR, from the exons ATGAGGGAAGACGACATTTTGGCGATTATCAATTCCAGCGACTCTGACGTAAGTGATTTTAGTGCTTCTGACTCAGAGTATATTCCGGATTCCGAGAACGAAGTAGACGAGTCTCCGAGCGAGGATGATGAAGTAACGGATATTGATAATGCAATAGTGTTATCCAGTGAAAGTTCCAATCTTCCAGTA TGCACAAATGAACGATTGAGCAttctaaaaaaacaaagaagttATAATATTGCACCAACTGATgcatcagaaattaaaattttgttgggcATTACGCTTATAATGGGTTATAATCAACTTCCAGAGATTTCTGATTACTGGTCCCAAAATGAATCCATGGGAAATGAGTACATAAAAAAGGCGATGTCGCGAACTCGTTTTCAGACCTTAatgtcaaaattatattttaacttcCCTGAGAAACCTGAAGCAGCATCTAAGCTTTATTATATAGAAGAAGTTACCAATTGCTTGAAATATACGTTTGTCAAAACTCGTACCGATAGTTTGCGTCAAAGCATCGATGAGTCCATGGCAAAATTTAAAGGTCGATCTTCTCTAAAGCAATATCTTCCGATGAAGCCGACTAAACGTGGCATAAAAATTTGGCAAAGGTGTGATTCTAAAACTGGTTATAcatatgattttaatatttatgcggGTAAAGAGGAATGCTCAACATTATCAGGAACTTTAGGGGAGAGAGTCGTTTTTAAATTGTGCAAAACTATTCGAAATCCAGATACTGTGTTGGTTTTTGACCGTTTTTTCACCTCATATAATCTGATGAAAACTTTGCCATTTGCTTGCGTAGGAACATGTATTCAAAATAGAAAGAACTTGCCAACCATTAGTGACCGTTTGAAGAAAGGTGAATGTAAATTTTGCATTAGCGAAACCGGTATAATGGTAGCAAAATGGCAGGACTCACGTGAAGTTATTGTTATGAGTAACTGTCATAGTCCTACAATGTCCGCAGTCTTCAGAAAGCAAAAAGATGGTTCAAGGGTTGTTACTAACTGTCCTAAAGCATTGGCTTTCTATAATGAGAACATGGGAGGAGTTGACATATCTGATCAAAAGGTTAAAACTTATGAACAGAACAGACAATCAAGCAAATGGTGGCGTAAAGTATTTTTCAAGCTTCTCATGACATCTATT AACAGCTCATTGCGCAAGGAAGAGTTGGGACAAAAGTCAAAAGGACATCTACAACAAAAGGACCAGGtcaaaaagagcaaaaaaaatgttaaacgtGGGAGATCATATGCCAGTAAAAGGTGA